One window of the Eucalyptus grandis isolate ANBG69807.140 chromosome 8, ASM1654582v1, whole genome shotgun sequence genome contains the following:
- the LOC120287669 gene encoding proton pump-interactor 1-like: MERKKKLAEKNAAKAAIKAQKEAEKKLKERERKARKKAAASTPATDSDEAAQLPEESVENEKVDSGVEAVLPAKEKPIKENPVRNRIRPKGGAESLPKAILKRKKSSNYWIYVAPVALAVVLLLLVLGYYYTY, encoded by the exons atggagaggaagaagaagctggcGGAGAAAAATGCTGCCAAAGCAGCTATTAAAGCACAAAAGGAAGCTGAAAAGAAACTCAAG GAACGGGAAAGGAAGGCAAGGAAGAAAGCTGCTGCATCTACTCCCGCTACTGATTCGGATGAAGCGGCTCAATTACCTGAAGAATCTGTAGAAAATGAGAAGGTGGATTCAGGTGTCGAGGCTGTTCTTCCTGCGAAGGAGAAGCCCATCAAGGAGAATCCGGTCAGAAACAGGATCCGTCCAAAAGGTGGTGCAGAATCGCTCCCGAAGGCAATACTCAAGAGGAAGAAGTCGAGCAACTATTGGATTTATGTTGCTCCGGTTGCTCTCGCAGTTGTTCTATTGCTACTAGTGTTAGGATACTACTATACTTACTGA